In a genomic window of Mesomycoplasma neurolyticum:
- a CDS encoding Mbov_0400 family ICE element protein, producing MSTNLPKMKPMFTKNTKYEITFDRFEGPIKHRPIVIFRDEYAEITEDGKIIEKYYYIKARSAHDENGNRKKANKGEIFLEKATIGLLTNDSYVDTTQIYSIKKEELNNIVDRKNVIFASTNDLTKYQIDKIYRSVLENLTQEPPYVSFMDVKLNNKTNAFVGELKYSHEYFLDQDYFESSRKDKKKFMANILNKKNLIEETLIELRNLKNGVREEFLDLLREWSYERKLKKEKIEQKRLQNIGDEKNEEFEKEGDDFTR from the coding sequence ATGAGTACAAATTTACCTAAAATGAAACCAATGTTTACAAAAAATACTAAATATGAAATTACTTTTGATCGTTTTGAAGGTCCAATCAAACATAGACCTATTGTTATATTTAGAGATGAATATGCAGAAATTACTGAAGATGGGAAAATTATAGAAAAATATTATTATATTAAAGCTAGAAGTGCACATGATGAAAATGGTAATAGAAAAAAAGCTAACAAGGGTGAAATTTTTTTAGAAAAAGCTACAATAGGATTATTAACAAATGATTCTTATGTTGATACAACGCAAATTTATTCAATTAAAAAAGAAGAATTAAACAATATAGTAGATAGAAAAAATGTTATTTTTGCTAGTACAAATGATTTAACAAAATATCAAATAGACAAAATTTATAGAAGTGTTCTTGAGAATTTAACCCAAGAGCCACCATATGTTTCATTTATGGATGTTAAACTAAATAACAAAACAAATGCTTTTGTTGGGGAGTTAAAATATAGTCATGAATATTTTTTAGATCAAGATTACTTTGAAAGTTCCAGAAAAGATAAGAAAAAATTCATGGCTAACATTTTAAACAAAAAAAATTTAATTGAAGAAACATTAATTGAATTAAGAAACCTTAAAAATGGTGTGCGAGAAGAATTTTTAGATCTTTTAAGGGAATGATCTTATGAGAGGAAGTTAAAAAAAGAAAAAATAGAGCAAAAAAGATTACAAAACATAGGAGATGAAAAAAATGAAGAATTTGAAAAAGAAGGTGATGATTTCACACGTTAA
- a CDS encoding Mbov_0395 family pilin-like conjugal transfer protein, which produces MKFLQYLNDTTTGGFNTPSGKAPEVIKTLAEEASNWIYYFLTISIPVVAIIFISAIVIFSTLMSTSTDQEKRSFYKKSLKIVLISLVIVIVAIASIPIVLAKIGGLI; this is translated from the coding sequence ATGAAATTTTTACAATATTTAAACGATACAACAACAGGTGGTTTTAACACACCAAGTGGTAAAGCGCCCGAAGTTATTAAAACACTTGCTGAAGAAGCTAGTAATTGAATTTATTATTTTTTAACTATTTCAATTCCAGTTGTAGCTATTATATTTATTTCAGCAATAGTTATATTTTCAACATTAATGAGTACATCAACAGATCAAGAAAAAAGATCATTTTATAAAAAATCACTCAAAATTGTATTAATAAGTCTTGTAATTGTGATTGTTGCTATAGCATCTATTCCAATTGTCTTAGCTAAAATTGGTGGTTTAATTTAA